The Leptospira selangorensis genome segment AAAAACACGGATAGACCCGTAGCGAATACAGACCTGATCCCAACTTTCATAGATATTTTGAATATAGAAAACAATCCTGCGATTAAAAAATATTCTACCAATCTAGAAGGTAAATCCTTACTGAAAGATATTTACGGAGACCGTAGGATCATTATCACCAATAATAATGAGATCTCTTTGTATAAGGTTGGGATCAGTTATATTAAGGGAAATTATCATTATATAATGAATTTGAACTCTAATCCTTCTAAAGAACGTCTATTCGATCTTTCTAAAGATCCGAAAGAGTTAAAAGATCTTTGGACAGAAGTAAGTGAAGAGAATAAGATCCGTTTTAGAGAATTAGTAAAAGATTGCGGTGTCTGTGTGGAATTATTCACATCCCAAGGTTTACCTTACCAGGTATCGAAAGAAAATCTGGAAACTGCGGAACTAAAAAGAAATTCTCTAAAGCCGACAGCTTTCTGATCAAACCTTAGATTTTTCAGCAGAAGATTTAAATTCTTTCCAGAACTTGTCTAGTTCTTCTTTGTTTTCAGGTTTTGTATGCCAACGTCTATGCAGCCAGAAATAATCACCCGGATGTTTATAAACTTCTTCTTCTAAACGTTTAACCCATTTGTAAGTGAATTCTCTCTCCCATAATTCCGGGTCCTTTCTAGGATCCAAATTCGGTCTTTCGAATTCTTCTACATGAAAATATAATTTCCCGATCTTATCGTACCAACTGCTACAGAATAAGATCGGAACATCAGTCATTCTGGAAAATGTCGCGGGTCCTAAGAATGTAGAAGCCATATTTCCTAAAAAAGGAAAGAAGGACCCGGTATTACCTGCATCTTGATCCGATATAAAGGCGACTAACTTTCCTTGTTTCAATAAGGTCAGTGCCTTTCTCGGACTTTCATCCGTGTATACTAACTTAATTCTTTGGGAAGCTCTGTTCTTTTCGATCCAAGCGTTGGACCAAGGATTGGATTGTCTTTTTGCGAATACATATAGCTCATTTTTAGGAGCGGTGTAACAAATGGAAACTCCCATAGTTTCCCAGTTCCCCAAATGTCCTAAAACCAAGATCCCGCCCTTCTCGAATAAACGAGTATGGGTTTCTTTATTTGGTAAGAAGGTCACCCATTTATCTATGAACTTTTTATTCATTCTAGGTTCTTCGCAGAACTCATTAGCCATATGAGATAGATTTCTGAGGTTATGAAAAATATACTCTTGTATCTCGGATTCCGATATTTGAGGAAATGCAGTTCGTATATGTCTTTCGATCCTTTTTTTTGTAGCGCCTGTCGTTTTGGCCAAGAATCGAATAATATGAAATAGGATCTTTCCCCTCAGGATATATGGGAAAATAGAAAGAGTACCTACCAGTATTCTCGCGAATACATACTGTATGAATTTTTTGACTTTTTGTCTTTCGCTTCTGGGTTTAGGGTTCGCCATAATATCAATCCCGTATTTAATAACTGACACAGGATCTCACAACTTGTTTCAAATTTTAGGATCTTCTCCGAATATAAAAATAAAAAAAACGAATCGATTGAATACTTAAAAAGAAAAAGAAACCATGGTCGGGTCTAATTTCTCAGGACTTTGTCCGACAGAATAAAAAGGACGATATATGCCCTTCCAATTATTAACAAACAGAGTCGTAAGACCAAATAGAACCTCCGGGATCCTAATTTCAGTTCTGTTCTCATCTTTGTTCTTTATTTCGAGCGGAAACGGATTCGCTGCCCCTAAAACCGATGGTTTTAAATTCCCCCAAGACCATTTTTTCCATAAAGGATACAGAGTAGAATGGTGTTATTTCATCGGTATCTTGGATACGGAAGAAGGTAAAGAATTAGGATATGAGTTAAGCTTCTTCCGAGCTTACCTTGGGCCAAAAGTTGCGTTATATCCCGTTCACTTTGCAATCTCCGATCTAGAAGATGAAAAACATAAGATCTCTCAGACAATCGAAAGGGAGTTAGGTGGAGTCGCCGGCCAAGATAAGAACAATTTATGGAGCGGAGACTACCGTATGGAAGTTACCGGTCCCGCGGACTTCCGGATCTCAGCTTTTCCAAGAACAGACTCAGGCTTCGGTTTAGAATTGGAGCTAAGTACCAAATCCAAAAATATTCTTATCCACGGCAAAAACGGGAAGTCTCTCAAGAGCAGAAAGAATCCTAAATTTTTCTCTTACTATTATAGTATTCCTCGTTTGGAAACCAAAGGCTCTCTTTATTTAGAAGGAAAAGAATACCATGTAAAATCAGGCACAAGCTGGATGGACCATGAGTGGAGTAGTCCAGAAGGAACCGAGGCTGCATTCGATCTTTCTTCCAAAGACATTTCCTGGGATTGGATCTGTATACAAATGGAAGACGGCTCCGATATTATGGCATTCAACTTTAAGAACAAAGCAGGAGATGTCGAAACGTTCGGGACTTACCGTTCTCCGGACGGAAAAGTAATCTCTTTAGAAAACGAAAACGATCTAAAATTTGTTCCGGAAGATAAGACCTGGAAGAGTGACCAAACGGGAAATTCCTATAAATTACGATGGAAATTAATTTCCGAACGATTTAATCTGAATATCTCGCCCAAATTTGAAGAGCAGGAATTCGACGCAAGATCTAGCACTGGACTAATTTATTGGGAAGGTGCGGTAAAAGTCGGCGGAGATATCGAAGGAAAATCCGTAAAAGGAAAAGGTTATCTGGAACTAAAACCTTTCCGTTAATTGTGGATTAGGCCGGAGAAAAAACCTTTATCCCTGGTAAACGGTATGAAAAATTGTTCGGTGTCCGAAGCAAGTTGCGATTTTTAACGGACTTTAATCAGAATGAGAAATTATTTTTTAAAAAGGATCTTTCTGATCGTTCCTACAATCCTCGGAATCACTTTCCTGGTATTTATTTTATCTCACCTGGCCCCAGGTGGGCCCTTGGAAAGGGAGATAGCAAAGTTAAGAGGATACGG includes the following:
- a CDS encoding lysophospholipid acyltransferase family protein; translation: MANPKPRSERQKVKKFIQYVFARILVGTLSIFPYILRGKILFHIIRFLAKTTGATKKRIERHIRTAFPQISESEIQEYIFHNLRNLSHMANEFCEEPRMNKKFIDKWVTFLPNKETHTRLFEKGGILVLGHLGNWETMGVSICYTAPKNELYVFAKRQSNPWSNAWIEKNRASQRIKLVYTDESPRKALTLLKQGKLVAFISDQDAGNTGSFFPFLGNMASTFLGPATFSRMTDVPILFCSSWYDKIGKLYFHVEEFERPNLDPRKDPELWEREFTYKWVKRLEEEVYKHPGDYFWLHRRWHTKPENKEELDKFWKEFKSSAEKSKV
- a CDS encoding lipocalin-like domain-containing protein; this encodes MPFQLLTNRVVRPNRTSGILISVLFSSLFFISSGNGFAAPKTDGFKFPQDHFFHKGYRVEWCYFIGILDTEEGKELGYELSFFRAYLGPKVALYPVHFAISDLEDEKHKISQTIERELGGVAGQDKNNLWSGDYRMEVTGPADFRISAFPRTDSGFGLELELSTKSKNILIHGKNGKSLKSRKNPKFFSYYYSIPRLETKGSLYLEGKEYHVKSGTSWMDHEWSSPEGTEAAFDLSSKDISWDWICIQMEDGSDIMAFNFKNKAGDVETFGTYRSPDGKVISLENENDLKFVPEDKTWKSDQTGNSYKLRWKLISERFNLNISPKFEEQEFDARSSTGLIYWEGAVKVGGDIEGKSVKGKGYLELKPFR